One genomic segment of Lysobacter sp. 5GHs7-4 includes these proteins:
- the rpsG gene encoding 30S ribosomal protein S7, translating into MSRKGSTPQRSVLPDPKHGSETIARFINMVMQSGKKSVAEKIVYGAMDVIGEKNPNALELVEKALGNVSPAVEVKSRRVGGATYQVPVEVRSSRRMALAMRWLIESARKRGENTMPRKLAAELLDASENRGGAIKKREETHRMAEANKAFAHYRW; encoded by the coding sequence ATGTCGCGTAAAGGTTCCACCCCGCAGCGTTCGGTCCTGCCCGATCCCAAGCACGGCAGCGAGACGATCGCGCGCTTCATCAATATGGTCATGCAGAGCGGCAAGAAGTCCGTCGCCGAGAAGATCGTCTACGGCGCCATGGACGTGATCGGGGAGAAGAACCCGAACGCGCTCGAGCTGGTCGAAAAGGCCCTCGGCAACGTCTCGCCCGCGGTCGAAGTGAAGTCGCGTCGCGTCGGCGGCGCCACCTACCAGGTGCCGGTCGAAGTGCGTTCGTCGCGCCGCATGGCTCTGGCGATGCGCTGGCTGATCGAGTCGGCGCGCAAGCGCGGCGAGAACACCATGCCGCGCAAGCTGGCCGCCGAACTGCTCGACGCCTCGGAAAACCGCGGCGGCGCGATCAAGAAGCGCGAAGAGACCCACCGCATGGCGGAAGCGAACAAGGCGTTCGCTCACTACCGCTGGTGA
- the rpsL gene encoding 30S ribosomal protein S12, which produces MATINQLVRKPRQATTYKSASPALANCPQRRGVCTRVYTTTPKKPNSALRKVAKVRLTNGYEVISYIGGEGHNLQEHSVVLIRGGRVKDLPGVRYHTVRGSLDAAGVAKRRQSRSKYGAKRPKS; this is translated from the coding sequence ATGGCAACGATCAACCAGCTCGTCCGCAAGCCGCGGCAGGCGACCACCTACAAGAGCGCCTCGCCGGCGCTCGCGAACTGCCCGCAGCGTCGCGGCGTTTGCACCCGCGTGTACACCACCACCCCGAAGAAGCCGAACTCGGCGCTGCGTAAGGTGGCCAAGGTGCGTCTGACCAACGGTTACGAGGTCATCTCGTACATCGGCGGCGAAGGCCACAACCTGCAGGAGCACAGCGTGGTGCTGATCCGCGGCGGCCGAGTCAAGGACCTGCCGGGCGTGCGCTACCACACCGTTCGCGGCTCGCTCGACGCCGCCGGTGTCGCCAAGCGTCGCCAGAGCCGTTCCAAGTACGGCGCGAAGCGTCCGAAGTCCTAA
- the rpoB gene encoding DNA-directed RNA polymerase subunit beta: MTYSFTEKKRIRKDFGKRKSILEVPFLLAIQVDSYREFLQEHTEPSKRADRGLHAALKSVFPISSYSGNAALEYVGYKLGDPAFDERECRNRGLSYGAPLRVTVRLVIYDRESSTKAIKYVKEQEVYMGEIPLMTDNGTFIVNGTERVIVSQLHRSPGVFFDHDRGKTHSSGKLLYSARIIPYRGSWLDFEFDPKDALFTRIDRRRKLPVTVLLRALGYNNEEMLAQFFEINTFHIDPKEGVQLELIPERLRGETLNFDLADGDKVIVEAGRRITARHVKQLEQAGVAALAVPDEYLVGRILSHDVVDAKTGELLASANDEISDDQLAAFRKAGIDSVGTIWVNDLDRGPYLSNTLRIDPSKTQLEALVEIYRMMRPGEPPTKDAAQNLFHNLFFTFERYDLSGVGRMKFNRRIGRKETTGASVLYDAKYFAERKDEESARLRGELGDSSDILDVIRVLTEIRNGRGTVDDIDHLGNRRVRSVGEMAENVFRVGLVRVERAVKERLSMAESEGLTPQELINAKPVAAAIKEFFGSSQLSQFMDQNNPLSEVTHKRRVSALGPGGLTRERAGFEVRDVHPTHYGRVCTIETPEGPNIGLINSLAVFARTNKYGFLETPYRKVVDGKVTDDIEFLSAIEENEYVIAQANATQDDKGVMTDQFVACRYQGESLLKPPSEIHYMDVSPMQTVSVAAALVPFLEHDDANRALMGANMQRQAVPTLRSQKPLVGTGIERAVARDSGVTVNALRGGVIEQIDAGRIVVKVNEDEITDVTDAGVDIYNLIKYTRSNQNTCINQTPLVKVGNVIARGDVLADGPSTDIGELALGQNMLVAFMPWNGYNFEDSILLSERVVEEDRYTTIHIEELTCVARDTKLGPEEISADIPNVSEQALNRLDESGVVYIGAEVRAGDILVGKVTPKGESQLTPEEKLLRAIFGEKASDVKDSSLRVPPGMDGTVIDVQVFTRDGIEKDKRARQIEESEIKRVKKDFDDQFRILESAIYARLRSQLVGKVANGGAGLKKGDVITEAFLAGLKKSEWFTLRMKDDEAIDAIERAQKQIDTHEKEFERRFTDKRSKITQGDDLAPGVLKMVKVFLAVKRRIQPGDKMAGRHGNKGVVSTIVPVEDMPYAADGQTVDIVLNPLGVPSRMNIGQILEVHLGWAAKGLGQKIQRMLEAQQKIAELRKFLDEIYNHDQKAHGQRVDLKQFSDEELLTLAHNLTDGVPMATPVFDGAAEVEIKKMLELADLPSSGQTILHDGRTGEAFERPVTIGYMHMLKLNHLVDDKMHARSTGPYSLVTQQPLGGKAQFGGQRFGEMEVWALEAYGAAYTLQEMLTVKSDDVQGRNQMYKNIVDGEYEMVAGMPESFNVLVKEIRSLAINMELEEN, translated from the coding sequence ATGACGTACTCGTTCACCGAAAAGAAGCGCATCCGCAAGGACTTCGGCAAGCGCAAGTCGATTCTCGAAGTGCCCTTCCTGCTGGCCATCCAGGTCGACTCCTACCGCGAATTCCTGCAGGAGCACACCGAGCCTAGCAAGCGCGCCGATCGCGGCCTGCACGCCGCCCTGAAGTCGGTGTTCCCGATCTCCAGCTACAGCGGCAACGCCGCGCTCGAATACGTCGGCTACAAGCTCGGCGATCCGGCGTTCGACGAGCGCGAGTGCCGTAACCGCGGCCTCAGCTACGGCGCCCCGCTGCGCGTGACCGTGCGCCTGGTGATCTACGACCGCGAGTCGTCGACCAAGGCCATCAAGTACGTGAAGGAGCAGGAGGTCTACATGGGCGAGATTCCGCTCATGACCGACAACGGCACCTTCATCGTCAACGGCACCGAGCGCGTCATCGTCTCGCAGCTGCACCGTTCGCCGGGCGTGTTCTTCGACCACGACCGCGGCAAGACCCACAGCTCGGGCAAGCTGCTGTACAGCGCCCGCATCATTCCCTACCGCGGCTCCTGGCTGGACTTCGAGTTCGACCCGAAGGACGCGCTGTTCACCCGTATCGACCGCCGCCGCAAGCTGCCGGTCACCGTGCTGCTGCGCGCGTTGGGCTACAACAACGAAGAGATGCTCGCGCAGTTCTTCGAGATCAACACCTTCCACATCGATCCCAAGGAAGGCGTGCAGCTCGAGCTGATCCCCGAGCGTCTGCGCGGCGAAACCCTCAACTTCGACCTCGCCGACGGCGACAAGGTCATCGTCGAGGCCGGCCGCCGCATCACCGCGCGCCACGTCAAGCAGCTCGAGCAGGCCGGCGTCGCCGCCCTGGCCGTGCCCGACGAGTACCTGGTCGGCCGCATCCTGTCGCACGACGTCGTCGACGCCAAGACCGGCGAACTGCTGGCTTCGGCCAACGACGAGATCAGCGACGACCAGCTGGCCGCGTTCCGCAAGGCCGGCATCGACAGCGTCGGCACGATCTGGGTCAACGACCTGGACCGCGGCCCGTACCTGTCCAACACCCTGCGCATCGATCCGTCCAAGACGCAGCTGGAAGCGCTGGTCGAGATCTACCGCATGATGCGTCCGGGCGAGCCGCCGACCAAGGACGCCGCTCAGAACCTGTTCCACAACCTGTTCTTCACCTTCGAGCGCTACGACCTGTCGGGCGTCGGCCGGATGAAGTTCAACCGCCGCATCGGCCGCAAGGAAACCACCGGCGCCTCGGTGCTGTACGACGCCAAGTACTTCGCCGAGCGTAAGGACGAAGAGTCCGCGCGCCTGCGCGGCGAGCTGGGCGACAGCTCGGACATCCTGGACGTGATCCGCGTCCTGACCGAGATCCGCAACGGCCGCGGCACCGTCGACGACATCGACCACCTGGGCAACCGTCGCGTGCGTTCGGTCGGCGAAATGGCCGAGAACGTGTTCCGCGTCGGCCTGGTCCGCGTCGAGCGCGCGGTCAAGGAGCGCCTGTCGATGGCCGAGTCCGAAGGCCTGACCCCGCAGGAGCTGATCAACGCCAAGCCGGTGGCCGCCGCGATCAAGGAGTTCTTCGGCTCCTCGCAGCTGTCGCAGTTCATGGACCAGAACAACCCGCTGTCGGAAGTCACGCACAAGCGTCGCGTGTCGGCCCTCGGCCCGGGCGGTCTGACCCGCGAGCGCGCCGGCTTCGAAGTGCGCGACGTGCACCCGACCCATTACGGCCGCGTCTGCACCATCGAGACGCCGGAAGGCCCGAACATCGGCCTGATCAACTCGCTGGCCGTGTTCGCGCGCACCAACAAGTACGGCTTCCTCGAGACGCCGTACCGCAAGGTCGTGGACGGCAAGGTCACCGACGACATCGAGTTCCTGTCGGCGATCGAAGAGAACGAGTACGTCATCGCCCAGGCCAACGCGACCCAGGACGACAAGGGCGTGATGACCGACCAGTTCGTGGCCTGCCGCTACCAGGGCGAGTCGCTGCTGAAGCCGCCGAGCGAAATCCACTACATGGACGTCTCGCCGATGCAGACCGTGTCGGTCGCCGCGGCGCTGGTTCCGTTCCTCGAGCACGACGACGCCAACCGCGCGCTGATGGGCGCGAACATGCAGCGTCAGGCCGTCCCGACCCTGCGCAGCCAGAAGCCGCTGGTTGGCACCGGCATCGAGCGCGCCGTGGCGCGCGACTCGGGCGTGACCGTGAACGCCCTGCGTGGCGGCGTGATCGAGCAGATCGACGCCGGCCGCATCGTGGTCAAGGTCAACGAGGACGAGATCACCGACGTCACCGACGCCGGCGTCGACATCTACAACCTGATCAAGTACACGCGTTCCAACCAGAACACCTGTATCAATCAGACCCCGCTGGTGAAGGTGGGCAACGTGATCGCGCGCGGCGACGTGCTGGCCGACGGTCCCTCGACCGACATCGGCGAGCTCGCGCTGGGCCAGAACATGCTGGTCGCTTTCATGCCGTGGAACGGCTACAACTTCGAAGACTCGATCCTGCTCTCCGAGCGCGTGGTCGAGGAGGATCGCTACACCACGATCCACATCGAAGAGCTGACCTGCGTCGCCCGCGACACCAAGCTGGGACCGGAGGAAATCTCCGCCGACATCCCGAACGTCTCCGAGCAGGCGCTGAACCGCCTCGACGAGTCCGGCGTGGTCTACATCGGCGCCGAAGTCCGCGCCGGCGACATCCTGGTCGGCAAGGTCACGCCCAAGGGCGAGTCGCAGCTGACTCCGGAAGAGAAGCTGCTGCGCGCGATCTTCGGCGAGAAGGCCTCCGACGTTAAGGACAGCTCGCTGCGCGTGCCCCCGGGCATGGACGGCACCGTCATCGACGTGCAGGTCTTCACCCGCGACGGCATCGAGAAGGACAAGCGCGCGCGCCAGATCGAGGAATCCGAGATCAAGCGCGTCAAGAAGGACTTCGACGACCAGTTCCGCATCCTCGAGAGCGCGATCTACGCCCGCCTGCGTTCGCAGCTGGTTGGCAAGGTCGCCAACGGCGGCGCCGGCCTGAAGAAGGGCGACGTCATCACCGAGGCGTTCCTCGCCGGCCTGAAGAAGTCCGAGTGGTTCACCCTGCGGATGAAGGACGACGAGGCGATCGATGCCATCGAGCGCGCCCAGAAGCAGATCGACACGCACGAGAAGGAATTCGAGCGCCGCTTCACCGACAAGCGTTCGAAGATCACCCAGGGCGACGACCTCGCGCCGGGCGTGCTGAAGATGGTCAAGGTGTTCCTGGCCGTTAAGCGCCGCATCCAGCCGGGCGACAAGATGGCCGGCCGTCACGGCAACAAGGGCGTGGTCTCGACCATCGTTCCGGTCGAGGACATGCCGTACGCCGCCGACGGTCAGACCGTCGACATCGTGCTGAACCCGCTGGGCGTGCCGTCGCGTATGAACATCGGCCAGATCCTCGAGGTGCATCTGGGCTGGGCCGCCAAGGGCCTGGGCCAGAAGATCCAGCGCATGCTGGAGGCGCAGCAGAAGATCGCCGAGCTGCGCAAGTTCCTCGACGAGATCTACAACCACGACCAGAAGGCGCACGGCCAGCGTGTGGACCTGAAGCAGTTCAGCGACGAAGAGTTGCTGACGCTGGCCCACAACCTGACCGACGGCGTGCCGATGGCCACCCCGGTGTTCGACGGCGCGGCCGAGGTCGAGATCAAGAAGATGCTCGAGCTGGCGGATCTGCCGAGCAGCGGTCAGACCATCCTGCACGACGGTCGCACCGGCGAGGCGTTCGAGCGTCCGGTCACCATCGGCTACATGCACATGCTGAAGCTGAACCACCTCGTCGACGACAAGATGCACGCGCGTTCGACCGGTCCGTACTCGCTCGTCACCCAGCAGCCGCTGGGCGGCAAGGCGCAGTTCGGCGGCCAGCGTTTCGGCGAAATGGAAGTCTGGGCGCTGGAAGCCTACGGCGCGGCCTACACCCTGCAGGAAATGCTGACGGTGAAGTCCGACGACGTGCAGGGCCGCAACCAGATGTACAAGAACATCGTCGACGGCGAGTACGAGATGGTCGCCGGCATGCCGGAGTCCTTCAACGTGCTGGTGAAGGAAATCCGCTCGCTCGCGATCAACATGGAGCTGGAAGAGAACTGA
- the rpoC gene encoding DNA-directed RNA polymerase subunit beta' has protein sequence MKDLLNLFNQQRPALDFDAIKIALASPDLIRSWSFGEVKKPETINYRTFKPERDGLFCAAIFGPIKDYECLCGKYKRMKHRGVVCEKCGTEVTLAKVRRERMGHIDLASPVAHIWFLKSLPSRIGLMLDMTLRDIERILYFEAYVVTEPGLTPLERGNLLTEEQFLQARQEHGDDFEAAMGAEAVYDLLRTIDLQAEMIQLKEEIASTNSETKLKRLTKRIKLVEAFLESGNRPEWMVMTVLPVLPPDLRPLVPLDGGRFATSDLNDLYRRVINRNNRLRRLLELNAPDIIVRNEKRMLQESVDALMDNGRRGRAITGTNKRPLKSLADMIKGKQGRFRQNLLGKRVDYSGRSVIVVGPTLRLHECGLPKKMALELFKPFIFAKLQRRGLATTIKAAKKLVEREEAEVWDILEEVIREHPVLLNRAPTLHRLGIQAFEPVLIEGKAIQLHPLVCTAFNADFDGDQMAVHVPLSLEAQLEARALMMASNNILSPANGEPIIVPSQDVVLGLYYMTRALENKAGEGMAFANVAEVKRAYDNRVVQIHAKVKVRISESVINEDGTRTPKTSIVDTTVGRALLREILPDGLPFALANTELTKKNISRLINSCYRMLGLKDTVVFADKLMYTGFAYATRAGVSIGIDDMIIPKEKEGIVAEAEGEVLEIQQQYQSGLVTAGERYNKVVDIWSRTNERVAKAMMDAIGTDHITNAKGEAVDQKSMNSLYIMADSGARGSQAQIRQLAGMRGLMARPDGSIIETPIKANFREGLNVQEYFNSTHGARKGLADTALKTANSGYLTRRLVDVAQDVVITETDCGTVEGLMMTPIVEGGDVVEPLRDRVLGRVVAEDVFLPGNDEDPIVTRNTLLDEAWVQKLEDASVQSIKVRSTITCTSAFGVCAHCYGRDLGRGHLVNHGEAVGVVAAQSIGEPGTQLTMRTFHIGGAASRAAAIDNVTVKTTGSIKFNNLKHVAHANGHLVAVSRSGELSVLDPHGRERERYKLPYGATISVKDGAEIKAGQQVANWDPHNHPIVSEVAGFIRFVDFVDGVTVIEKTDELTGLASREITDPKRRGSQGKDLRPVVRIVDKNGKDLSIPGTDLPAQYLLPPRSIVNLQDGAAVGVGDVVAKIPQEASKTRDITGGLPRVADLFEARKPKDPAVLAEVSGIVSFGKDTKGKQRLIIKETDGNEHEELIPKYRQIIVFEGEHVEKGETVVDGEPSPQDILRLLGVEPLAVYLTKEIQDVYRLQGVKINDKHIEVIVRQMLRKVEITDQGDSKFLHGEQIERQRFVEENARLLARNEIPAKYDPVLLGITKASLATESFISAASFQETTRVLTEAAVRGTRDGLRGLKENVIVGRLIPAGTGLAYHTQRRKNASGLTDSEMEALAGPVSVEAPAAVVEAEVAAETGDESSAS, from the coding sequence ATGAAAGACTTGCTCAACCTCTTCAACCAGCAGCGCCCCGCGCTGGACTTCGACGCGATCAAGATCGCGCTGGCTTCGCCCGACCTGATCCGTTCGTGGTCGTTCGGCGAAGTGAAGAAGCCGGAAACCATCAACTACCGTACCTTCAAGCCCGAGCGCGACGGCCTGTTCTGCGCCGCGATCTTCGGACCGATCAAGGACTACGAGTGCCTGTGCGGCAAGTACAAGCGCATGAAGCACCGTGGCGTGGTCTGCGAGAAGTGCGGCACCGAGGTCACCCTGGCCAAGGTCCGTCGCGAGCGCATGGGTCACATCGACCTGGCCTCGCCGGTCGCCCACATCTGGTTCCTCAAGTCGCTGCCGTCGCGCATCGGCCTGATGCTGGACATGACCCTGCGCGACATCGAGCGCATCCTGTACTTCGAAGCCTACGTCGTCACCGAGCCGGGCCTGACCCCGCTGGAGCGCGGCAACCTGCTGACCGAAGAGCAGTTCCTGCAGGCGCGCCAGGAGCACGGCGACGACTTCGAGGCCGCGATGGGCGCCGAGGCGGTCTACGACCTGCTGCGCACCATCGACCTGCAGGCCGAGATGATCCAGCTGAAGGAAGAGATCGCCTCGACCAACAGCGAAACCAAGCTCAAGCGCCTCACCAAGCGCATCAAGCTGGTCGAAGCCTTCCTCGAGTCGGGCAACCGTCCGGAGTGGATGGTCATGACCGTGCTGCCGGTGCTGCCGCCGGACCTGCGTCCGCTGGTGCCGCTGGACGGCGGCCGCTTCGCGACCTCCGACCTGAACGACCTGTACCGCCGCGTCATCAACCGCAACAACCGCCTGCGCCGCCTGCTGGAACTCAATGCGCCCGACATCATCGTGCGCAACGAGAAGCGCATGCTGCAGGAGTCGGTCGACGCCCTGATGGACAACGGCCGTCGCGGCCGCGCCATCACCGGCACCAACAAGCGCCCGCTCAAGTCGCTGGCCGACATGATCAAGGGCAAGCAGGGCCGGTTCCGTCAGAACCTGCTCGGCAAGCGCGTGGACTACTCGGGCCGTTCGGTCATCGTGGTCGGTCCGACCCTGCGCCTGCACGAGTGCGGCCTGCCGAAGAAGATGGCGCTGGAGCTGTTCAAGCCCTTCATCTTCGCCAAGCTGCAGCGTCGCGGCCTGGCCACAACGATCAAGGCCGCCAAGAAGCTGGTCGAGCGCGAAGAGGCCGAGGTGTGGGACATCCTCGAAGAGGTGATCCGCGAGCATCCGGTGCTGTTGAACCGCGCTCCGACCCTGCACCGCCTCGGCATCCAGGCGTTCGAGCCGGTGCTGATCGAAGGTAAGGCCATCCAGCTGCACCCGCTGGTCTGTACCGCGTTCAACGCCGACTTCGACGGCGACCAGATGGCCGTGCACGTCCCGCTGAGCCTCGAGGCCCAGCTGGAAGCGCGCGCCCTGATGATGGCGTCGAACAACATCCTGTCGCCGGCCAACGGCGAGCCGATCATCGTGCCGTCGCAGGACGTCGTGCTGGGTCTGTACTACATGACCCGCGCCCTGGAGAACAAGGCGGGCGAGGGCATGGCCTTCGCCAACGTCGCCGAGGTCAAGCGCGCCTACGACAACCGCGTCGTGCAGATCCACGCCAAGGTCAAGGTCCGCATCAGCGAGTCCGTGATCAACGAGGACGGCACCCGCACGCCCAAGACCTCGATCGTCGACACCACCGTCGGCCGCGCCCTGCTGCGCGAAATCCTGCCGGACGGCCTGCCGTTCGCGCTGGCCAACACCGAGCTGACCAAGAAGAACATCTCGCGCCTGATCAACAGCTGCTACCGCATGCTGGGCCTGAAGGACACGGTCGTGTTCGCCGACAAGCTGATGTACACCGGCTTCGCCTACGCGACCCGCGCCGGCGTCTCGATCGGCATCGACGACATGATCATCCCGAAGGAAAAGGAAGGCATCGTCGCCGAGGCCGAGGGCGAAGTGCTGGAAATCCAGCAGCAGTACCAGTCGGGCCTGGTCACCGCCGGCGAGCGCTACAACAAGGTCGTCGATATCTGGTCGCGCACCAACGAGCGCGTGGCCAAGGCGATGATGGACGCGATCGGTACCGATCACATCACCAACGCCAAGGGCGAGGCCGTCGACCAGAAGTCGATGAACTCGCTGTACATCATGGCCGACTCCGGCGCCCGCGGTTCGCAGGCGCAGATCCGTCAGCTGGCCGGCATGCGCGGCCTGATGGCCCGTCCCGACGGCTCGATCATCGAGACGCCCATCAAGGCGAACTTCCGCGAAGGCCTGAACGTGCAGGAGTACTTCAACTCCACGCACGGCGCCCGTAAGGGTCTGGCCGATACCGCGCTGAAGACCGCGAACTCGGGTTACCTGACCCGCCGTCTGGTCGACGTGGCGCAGGACGTGGTGATCACCGAAACCGACTGCGGCACCGTCGAGGGTCTGATGATGACCCCGATCGTCGAAGGCGGCGACGTGGTCGAGCCGCTGCGCGATCGCGTGTTGGGCCGCGTCGTGGCCGAGGACGTGTTCCTGCCGGGCAACGACGAGGATCCGATCGTCACCCGCAACACCCTGCTCGACGAAGCCTGGGTGCAGAAGCTCGAGGACGCCAGCGTCCAGTCGATCAAGGTGCGTTCGACCATCACCTGCACCAGCGCCTTCGGCGTCTGCGCGCACTGCTACGGTCGCGACCTCGGCCGCGGCCACCTGGTAAACCACGGCGAAGCGGTCGGCGTCGTCGCCGCGCAGTCGATCGGCGAGCCCGGCACGCAGCTGACCATGCGTACGTTCCACATCGGCGGCGCGGCTTCGCGTGCGGCGGCGATCGACAACGTCACGGTCAAGACCACCGGTTCGATCAAGTTCAACAACCTCAAGCACGTCGCGCACGCCAACGGCCACCTGGTCGCGGTGTCGCGTTCGGGCGAACTGTCGGTCCTCGACCCGCACGGCCGCGAGCGCGAGCGCTACAAGCTGCCGTACGGCGCCACCATCAGCGTCAAGGACGGTGCCGAGATCAAGGCCGGCCAGCAGGTCGCGAATTGGGATCCGCATAACCACCCGATCGTCTCGGAAGTGGCGGGCTTCATCCGCTTCGTCGACTTCGTCGACGGCGTGACCGTCATCGAGAAGACCGACGAACTGACCGGCCTGGCCTCGCGCGAGATCACCGATCCGAAGCGTCGCGGCTCGCAGGGCAAGGACCTGCGTCCGGTCGTGCGCATCGTCGACAAGAACGGCAAGGACCTGTCGATTCCGGGCACCGATCTGCCGGCGCAGTACCTGCTGCCGCCGCGTTCGATCGTCAACCTGCAGGACGGCGCCGCGGTCGGCGTGGGCGACGTGGTCGCCAAGATCCCGCAGGAAGCCTCGAAGACCCGCGACATCACCGGTGGTCTGCCGCGCGTCGCCGACCTGTTCGAAGCCCGCAAGCCCAAGGATCCGGCCGTGCTGGCCGAGGTCTCCGGCATCGTGAGCTTCGGTAAGGACACCAAGGGCAAGCAGCGCCTGATCATCAAGGAAACCGACGGCAACGAGCACGAAGAGCTGATCCCGAAGTACCGCCAGATCATCGTGTTCGAAGGCGAGCACGTGGAGAAGGGCGAGACCGTGGTGGACGGCGAGCCGAGCCCGCAGGACATCCTGCGCCTGCTCGGCGTGGAGCCCCTGGCCGTGTACCTGACCAAGGAAATCCAGGACGTCTACCGCCTGCAGGGCGTGAAGATCAACGACAAGCACATCGAAGTCATCGTTCGCCAGATGCTGCGCAAGGTCGAAATCACCGACCAGGGCGACAGCAAGTTCCTGCATGGCGAGCAGATCGAGCGTCAGCGCTTCGTCGAGGAGAACGCGCGTCTGCTGGCCCGTAACGAGATCCCGGCCAAGTACGATCCGGTCCTGCTGGGCATCACCAAGGCCTCGCTGGCGACCGAGTCGTTCATCTCGGCCGCGTCGTTCCAGGAGACCACCCGCGTGCTGACCGAGGCCGCCGTGCGCGGTACCCGCGACGGCCTGCGCGGTCTGAAGGAAAACGTGATCGTGGGTCGCCTGATTCCGGCCGGTACCGGCCTGGCGTACCACACCCAGCGCCGCAAGAACGCCTCGGGTCTGACCGACTCGGAGATGGAGGCCCTGGCCGGCCCGGTGTCGGTCGAGGCTCCGGCCGCGGTCGTCGAGGCCGAAGTCGCGGCCGAGACCGGCGACGAGTCCAGCGCCTCCTGA